One window of the Nicotiana tabacum cultivar K326 chromosome 4, ASM71507v2, whole genome shotgun sequence genome contains the following:
- the LOC107787982 gene encoding DEK domain-containing chromatin-associated protein 1 isoform X4, whose amino-acid sequence MASEKETLEDQKPEEVTEEKSSLQEQEEEKKTTEAGEEEKKDEKPEIKAHDEDEKEEDKEEVDEMEVDKKEAEEDESEQEEEKKESEEEEKQEKTPVKKGKKKNSSKSEGKKGSTEEPVTPSSRPARERKTVERYSESSGARGSTPKPLSIRKGSGTQLKDIPNVAYKLSKRKHDDNLQILHNILYGKKTKAHSLKKNIGQFSGFVWVEDEEKQRGKVKERLDKCVKEKLLDFCDVLNIPVIKSAAKKDELSVKLLEFLESPHPTTDSLLADKQQGKKQKGKGTAAKSTGSSDKTTGKSVKKDQKSDIGVKRKRSSKIEEEEEADDEPSDTRDVSENDDEAAKEGSDQEETTSEKDEEQEEVEEKTKDKSHEKVYSKKSSKKDSGSKAVEKSKDMEKGSPAKSLKSSSKSTKETSGSASKKGASAADSVSKPKKQKVEKKSKKEETESAKEKSSGKRQSSKSIAKVSEKEGKGKSVKKAKAEPTKEELHAVVANILKEVDFNTATLSDIIRKLGSHFDVDLMHRKAEVKAVITEVINSMSDEEEEEDEAEGGDDAEKHEGGDGSDA is encoded by the exons ATGGCGTCCGAGAAAGAAACCCTAGAAGATCAGAAACCAGAAGAGGTGACGGAGGAGAAATCTTCCTtacaagaacaagaagaagagaaaaagacaaCCGAAGCAGGGGAGGAGGAGAAAAAAGATGAAAAGCCAGAGATTAAAGCCCATGATGAGGATGAGAAAGAAGAAGACAAAGAGGAAGTAGATGAAATGGAAGTAGACAAAAAAGAAGCGGAAGAAGACGAATCAGAGCAGGAGGAGGAAAAAAAGGAATCAGAGGAGGAGGAAAAGCAAGAGAAAACACCAGTGAAGAAGggcaaaaagaaaaatagtagcAAAAGTGAGGGAAAAAAAGGGAGTACCGAAGAGCCAGTGACACCAAGCTCAAGGCCGGCAAGGGAAAGGAAAACTGTGGAGCGCTACTCTGAGTCTTCGGGTGCTAGAGGTTCGACGCCTAAGCCATTGTCAATTAGGAAG GGTAGTGGTACTCAGCTGAAGGACATCCCAAATG tGGCTTATAAACTATCCAAGAGAAAACATGATGACAACCTGCAGATACTACACAATATTCTTTATGGCAAGAAAACAAAG GCACATAGTTTGAAGAAAAACATAGGGCAGTTttcaggatttgtttgggttgaAGATGAG GAAAAACAAAGGGGGAAAGTCAAAGAGAGGCTGGACAAGTGTGTTAAGGAGAAGCTACTGGATTTTTGCGATGTCCTCAATATTCCAGTGATTAAATCTGCTGCAAAGAAG GATGAGCTCTCAGTGAAATTATTAGAATTCCTGGAATCTCCTCATCCTACAACAGATTCCTTGCTTGCTGATAAGCAACAG GGTAAGAAGCAAAAGGGGAAGGGCACAGCTGCCAAAAGCACAGGTTCCTCAGATAAAACTACTGGGAAATCAGTAAAG AAGGATCAGAAATCTGACATTGGGGTGAAGCGCAAGCGGTCatcaaaaattgaagaagaagaagaagctgatgATGAACCATCAGATACTAGAGATGTCTCTGAGAATGATGATGAAGCTGCTAAAGAAGGAAGTGATCAGGAAGAGACTACTTCCGAGAAAGATGAGGAACAAGAGGAAGTGGAAGAGAAAACCAAAGACAAGTCTCATGAGAAGGTTTATTCAAAGAAGAGTTCAAAGAAGGATTCTGGGAGTAAAGCTGTAGAGAAGTCTAAGGATATGGAAAAGGGCAGCCCTGCTAAGTCTTTGAAAAGctcatcaaaatctaccaaagaGACTTCTGGTTCAGCTTCCAAGAAAGGTGCTTCTGCTGCGGATTCAGTATCTAAACCCAAGAAAcaaaaagttgaaaagaaaagtaaaaaagaagaaaCTGAATCTGCGAAGGAAAAATCTTCGGGCAAGAGACAATCAAGCAAGTCTATTGCAAAGGTTTCTGAAAAGGAAG GAAAAGGGAAAAGTGTAAAGAAGGCCAAAGCAGAGCCCACCAAAGAAGAATTGCATGCAGTAGTAGCAAATATTCTTAAAGAAGTTGATTTTAACACT GCAACTTTATCTGATATTATCAGGAAACTAG GTAGCCACTTTGATGTGGATTTGATGCACAGAAAAGCAGAGGTGAAGGCAGTAATCACTGAAGTAATAAATAGCATGAGTGAtgaggaagaagaggaggatgAAGCTGAAGGTGGTGATGATGCAGAAAAACATGAAGGAGGTGATGGTAGTGATGCTTGA
- the LOC107787982 gene encoding DEK domain-containing chromatin-associated protein 1 isoform X2 has translation MASEKETLEDQKPEEVTEEKSSLQEQEEEKKTTEAGEEEKKDEKPEIKAHDEDEKEEDKEEVDEMEVDKKEAEEDESEQEEEKKESEEEEKQEKTPVKKGKKKNSSKSEGKKGSTEEPVTPSSRPARERKTVERYSESSGARGSTPKPLSIRKGSGTQLKDIPNVAYKLSKRKHDDNLQILHNILYGKKTKAHSLKKNIGQFSGFVWVEDEEKQRGKVKERLDKCVKEKLLDFCDVLNIPVIKSAAKKDELSVKLLEFLESPHPTTDSLLADKQQKGKKQKGKGTAAKSTGSSDKTTGKSVKKDQKSDIGVKRKRSSKIEEEEEADDEPSDTRDVSENDDEAAKEGSDQEETTSEKDEEQEEVEEKTKDKSHEKVYSKKSSKKDSGSKAVEKSKDMEKGSPAKSLKSSSKSTKETSGSASKKGASAADSVSKPKKQKVEKKSKKEETESAKEKSSGKRQSSKSIAKVSEKEGKGKSVKKAKAEPTKEELHAVVANILKEVDFNTATLSDIIRKLGSHFDVDLMHRKAEVKAVITEVINSMSDEEEEEDEAEGGDDAEKHEGGDGSDA, from the exons ATGGCGTCCGAGAAAGAAACCCTAGAAGATCAGAAACCAGAAGAGGTGACGGAGGAGAAATCTTCCTtacaagaacaagaagaagagaaaaagacaaCCGAAGCAGGGGAGGAGGAGAAAAAAGATGAAAAGCCAGAGATTAAAGCCCATGATGAGGATGAGAAAGAAGAAGACAAAGAGGAAGTAGATGAAATGGAAGTAGACAAAAAAGAAGCGGAAGAAGACGAATCAGAGCAGGAGGAGGAAAAAAAGGAATCAGAGGAGGAGGAAAAGCAAGAGAAAACACCAGTGAAGAAGggcaaaaagaaaaatagtagcAAAAGTGAGGGAAAAAAAGGGAGTACCGAAGAGCCAGTGACACCAAGCTCAAGGCCGGCAAGGGAAAGGAAAACTGTGGAGCGCTACTCTGAGTCTTCGGGTGCTAGAGGTTCGACGCCTAAGCCATTGTCAATTAGGAAG GGTAGTGGTACTCAGCTGAAGGACATCCCAAATG tGGCTTATAAACTATCCAAGAGAAAACATGATGACAACCTGCAGATACTACACAATATTCTTTATGGCAAGAAAACAAAG GCACATAGTTTGAAGAAAAACATAGGGCAGTTttcaggatttgtttgggttgaAGATGAG GAAAAACAAAGGGGGAAAGTCAAAGAGAGGCTGGACAAGTGTGTTAAGGAGAAGCTACTGGATTTTTGCGATGTCCTCAATATTCCAGTGATTAAATCTGCTGCAAAGAAG GATGAGCTCTCAGTGAAATTATTAGAATTCCTGGAATCTCCTCATCCTACAACAGATTCCTTGCTTGCTGATAAGCAACAG AAGGGTAAGAAGCAAAAGGGGAAGGGCACAGCTGCCAAAAGCACAGGTTCCTCAGATAAAACTACTGGGAAATCAGTAAAG AAGGATCAGAAATCTGACATTGGGGTGAAGCGCAAGCGGTCatcaaaaattgaagaagaagaagaagctgatgATGAACCATCAGATACTAGAGATGTCTCTGAGAATGATGATGAAGCTGCTAAAGAAGGAAGTGATCAGGAAGAGACTACTTCCGAGAAAGATGAGGAACAAGAGGAAGTGGAAGAGAAAACCAAAGACAAGTCTCATGAGAAGGTTTATTCAAAGAAGAGTTCAAAGAAGGATTCTGGGAGTAAAGCTGTAGAGAAGTCTAAGGATATGGAAAAGGGCAGCCCTGCTAAGTCTTTGAAAAGctcatcaaaatctaccaaagaGACTTCTGGTTCAGCTTCCAAGAAAGGTGCTTCTGCTGCGGATTCAGTATCTAAACCCAAGAAAcaaaaagttgaaaagaaaagtaaaaaagaagaaaCTGAATCTGCGAAGGAAAAATCTTCGGGCAAGAGACAATCAAGCAAGTCTATTGCAAAGGTTTCTGAAAAGGAAG GAAAAGGGAAAAGTGTAAAGAAGGCCAAAGCAGAGCCCACCAAAGAAGAATTGCATGCAGTAGTAGCAAATATTCTTAAAGAAGTTGATTTTAACACT GCAACTTTATCTGATATTATCAGGAAACTAG GTAGCCACTTTGATGTGGATTTGATGCACAGAAAAGCAGAGGTGAAGGCAGTAATCACTGAAGTAATAAATAGCATGAGTGAtgaggaagaagaggaggatgAAGCTGAAGGTGGTGATGATGCAGAAAAACATGAAGGAGGTGATGGTAGTGATGCTTGA
- the LOC107787982 gene encoding DEK domain-containing chromatin-associated protein 1 isoform X1, producing MASEKETLEDQKPEEVTEEKSSLQEQEEEKKTTEAGEEEKKDEKPEIKAHDEDEKEEDKEEVDEMEVDKKEAEEDESEQEEEKKESEEEEKQEKTPVKKGKKKNSSKSEGKKGSTEEPVTPSSRPARERKTVERYSESSGARGSTPKPLSIRKGSGTQLKDIPNVAYKLSKRKHDDNLQILHNILYGKKTKAHSLKKNIGQFSGFVWVEDEEKQRGKVKERLDKCVKEKLLDFCDVLNIPVIKSAAKKDELSVKLLEFLESPHPTTDSLLADKQQKGKKQKGKGTAAKSTGSSDKTTGKSVKQKDQKSDIGVKRKRSSKIEEEEEADDEPSDTRDVSENDDEAAKEGSDQEETTSEKDEEQEEVEEKTKDKSHEKVYSKKSSKKDSGSKAVEKSKDMEKGSPAKSLKSSSKSTKETSGSASKKGASAADSVSKPKKQKVEKKSKKEETESAKEKSSGKRQSSKSIAKVSEKEGKGKSVKKAKAEPTKEELHAVVANILKEVDFNTATLSDIIRKLGSHFDVDLMHRKAEVKAVITEVINSMSDEEEEEDEAEGGDDAEKHEGGDGSDA from the exons ATGGCGTCCGAGAAAGAAACCCTAGAAGATCAGAAACCAGAAGAGGTGACGGAGGAGAAATCTTCCTtacaagaacaagaagaagagaaaaagacaaCCGAAGCAGGGGAGGAGGAGAAAAAAGATGAAAAGCCAGAGATTAAAGCCCATGATGAGGATGAGAAAGAAGAAGACAAAGAGGAAGTAGATGAAATGGAAGTAGACAAAAAAGAAGCGGAAGAAGACGAATCAGAGCAGGAGGAGGAAAAAAAGGAATCAGAGGAGGAGGAAAAGCAAGAGAAAACACCAGTGAAGAAGggcaaaaagaaaaatagtagcAAAAGTGAGGGAAAAAAAGGGAGTACCGAAGAGCCAGTGACACCAAGCTCAAGGCCGGCAAGGGAAAGGAAAACTGTGGAGCGCTACTCTGAGTCTTCGGGTGCTAGAGGTTCGACGCCTAAGCCATTGTCAATTAGGAAG GGTAGTGGTACTCAGCTGAAGGACATCCCAAATG tGGCTTATAAACTATCCAAGAGAAAACATGATGACAACCTGCAGATACTACACAATATTCTTTATGGCAAGAAAACAAAG GCACATAGTTTGAAGAAAAACATAGGGCAGTTttcaggatttgtttgggttgaAGATGAG GAAAAACAAAGGGGGAAAGTCAAAGAGAGGCTGGACAAGTGTGTTAAGGAGAAGCTACTGGATTTTTGCGATGTCCTCAATATTCCAGTGATTAAATCTGCTGCAAAGAAG GATGAGCTCTCAGTGAAATTATTAGAATTCCTGGAATCTCCTCATCCTACAACAGATTCCTTGCTTGCTGATAAGCAACAG AAGGGTAAGAAGCAAAAGGGGAAGGGCACAGCTGCCAAAAGCACAGGTTCCTCAGATAAAACTACTGGGAAATCAGTAAAG CAGAAGGATCAGAAATCTGACATTGGGGTGAAGCGCAAGCGGTCatcaaaaattgaagaagaagaagaagctgatgATGAACCATCAGATACTAGAGATGTCTCTGAGAATGATGATGAAGCTGCTAAAGAAGGAAGTGATCAGGAAGAGACTACTTCCGAGAAAGATGAGGAACAAGAGGAAGTGGAAGAGAAAACCAAAGACAAGTCTCATGAGAAGGTTTATTCAAAGAAGAGTTCAAAGAAGGATTCTGGGAGTAAAGCTGTAGAGAAGTCTAAGGATATGGAAAAGGGCAGCCCTGCTAAGTCTTTGAAAAGctcatcaaaatctaccaaagaGACTTCTGGTTCAGCTTCCAAGAAAGGTGCTTCTGCTGCGGATTCAGTATCTAAACCCAAGAAAcaaaaagttgaaaagaaaagtaaaaaagaagaaaCTGAATCTGCGAAGGAAAAATCTTCGGGCAAGAGACAATCAAGCAAGTCTATTGCAAAGGTTTCTGAAAAGGAAG GAAAAGGGAAAAGTGTAAAGAAGGCCAAAGCAGAGCCCACCAAAGAAGAATTGCATGCAGTAGTAGCAAATATTCTTAAAGAAGTTGATTTTAACACT GCAACTTTATCTGATATTATCAGGAAACTAG GTAGCCACTTTGATGTGGATTTGATGCACAGAAAAGCAGAGGTGAAGGCAGTAATCACTGAAGTAATAAATAGCATGAGTGAtgaggaagaagaggaggatgAAGCTGAAGGTGGTGATGATGCAGAAAAACATGAAGGAGGTGATGGTAGTGATGCTTGA
- the LOC107787982 gene encoding DEK domain-containing chromatin-associated protein 1 isoform X3, which yields MASEKETLEDQKPEEVTEEKSSLQEQEEEKKTTEAGEEEKKDEKPEIKAHDEDEKEEDKEEVDEMEVDKKEAEEDESEQEEEKKESEEEEKQEKTPVKKGKKKNSSKSEGKKGSTEEPVTPSSRPARERKTVERYSESSGARGSTPKPLSIRKGSGTQLKDIPNVAYKLSKRKHDDNLQILHNILYGKKTKAHSLKKNIGQFSGFVWVEDEEKQRGKVKERLDKCVKEKLLDFCDVLNIPVIKSAAKKDELSVKLLEFLESPHPTTDSLLADKQQGKKQKGKGTAAKSTGSSDKTTGKSVKQKDQKSDIGVKRKRSSKIEEEEEADDEPSDTRDVSENDDEAAKEGSDQEETTSEKDEEQEEVEEKTKDKSHEKVYSKKSSKKDSGSKAVEKSKDMEKGSPAKSLKSSSKSTKETSGSASKKGASAADSVSKPKKQKVEKKSKKEETESAKEKSSGKRQSSKSIAKVSEKEGKGKSVKKAKAEPTKEELHAVVANILKEVDFNTATLSDIIRKLGSHFDVDLMHRKAEVKAVITEVINSMSDEEEEEDEAEGGDDAEKHEGGDGSDA from the exons ATGGCGTCCGAGAAAGAAACCCTAGAAGATCAGAAACCAGAAGAGGTGACGGAGGAGAAATCTTCCTtacaagaacaagaagaagagaaaaagacaaCCGAAGCAGGGGAGGAGGAGAAAAAAGATGAAAAGCCAGAGATTAAAGCCCATGATGAGGATGAGAAAGAAGAAGACAAAGAGGAAGTAGATGAAATGGAAGTAGACAAAAAAGAAGCGGAAGAAGACGAATCAGAGCAGGAGGAGGAAAAAAAGGAATCAGAGGAGGAGGAAAAGCAAGAGAAAACACCAGTGAAGAAGggcaaaaagaaaaatagtagcAAAAGTGAGGGAAAAAAAGGGAGTACCGAAGAGCCAGTGACACCAAGCTCAAGGCCGGCAAGGGAAAGGAAAACTGTGGAGCGCTACTCTGAGTCTTCGGGTGCTAGAGGTTCGACGCCTAAGCCATTGTCAATTAGGAAG GGTAGTGGTACTCAGCTGAAGGACATCCCAAATG tGGCTTATAAACTATCCAAGAGAAAACATGATGACAACCTGCAGATACTACACAATATTCTTTATGGCAAGAAAACAAAG GCACATAGTTTGAAGAAAAACATAGGGCAGTTttcaggatttgtttgggttgaAGATGAG GAAAAACAAAGGGGGAAAGTCAAAGAGAGGCTGGACAAGTGTGTTAAGGAGAAGCTACTGGATTTTTGCGATGTCCTCAATATTCCAGTGATTAAATCTGCTGCAAAGAAG GATGAGCTCTCAGTGAAATTATTAGAATTCCTGGAATCTCCTCATCCTACAACAGATTCCTTGCTTGCTGATAAGCAACAG GGTAAGAAGCAAAAGGGGAAGGGCACAGCTGCCAAAAGCACAGGTTCCTCAGATAAAACTACTGGGAAATCAGTAAAG CAGAAGGATCAGAAATCTGACATTGGGGTGAAGCGCAAGCGGTCatcaaaaattgaagaagaagaagaagctgatgATGAACCATCAGATACTAGAGATGTCTCTGAGAATGATGATGAAGCTGCTAAAGAAGGAAGTGATCAGGAAGAGACTACTTCCGAGAAAGATGAGGAACAAGAGGAAGTGGAAGAGAAAACCAAAGACAAGTCTCATGAGAAGGTTTATTCAAAGAAGAGTTCAAAGAAGGATTCTGGGAGTAAAGCTGTAGAGAAGTCTAAGGATATGGAAAAGGGCAGCCCTGCTAAGTCTTTGAAAAGctcatcaaaatctaccaaagaGACTTCTGGTTCAGCTTCCAAGAAAGGTGCTTCTGCTGCGGATTCAGTATCTAAACCCAAGAAAcaaaaagttgaaaagaaaagtaaaaaagaagaaaCTGAATCTGCGAAGGAAAAATCTTCGGGCAAGAGACAATCAAGCAAGTCTATTGCAAAGGTTTCTGAAAAGGAAG GAAAAGGGAAAAGTGTAAAGAAGGCCAAAGCAGAGCCCACCAAAGAAGAATTGCATGCAGTAGTAGCAAATATTCTTAAAGAAGTTGATTTTAACACT GCAACTTTATCTGATATTATCAGGAAACTAG GTAGCCACTTTGATGTGGATTTGATGCACAGAAAAGCAGAGGTGAAGGCAGTAATCACTGAAGTAATAAATAGCATGAGTGAtgaggaagaagaggaggatgAAGCTGAAGGTGGTGATGATGCAGAAAAACATGAAGGAGGTGATGGTAGTGATGCTTGA